One window of the Camelina sativa cultivar DH55 chromosome 1, Cs, whole genome shotgun sequence genome contains the following:
- the LOC104782653 gene encoding glutamine synthetase cytosolic isozyme 1-3-like, with protein sequence MQVMCDAYTPAGDPIPTNKRHNAAKIFSHPNVASEVPWYGIEQEYTLMQKGVNWPIGWPVGGFPGPQGPYYCGVGADKAIGRDIVDAHYKACLYAGIGISGVNGEVMPGQWEFQVGPVEGISAGDQVWVARYLLERITEISGVNVSFDPKPVPGDWNGAGAHCNYSTKTMRNDGGLQVIKKAIEKLQLKHKEHIAAYGEGNERRLTGKHETADINTFSWGVANRGASVRVGRDTEKEGKGYFEDRRPASNMDPYVVTSMIAETTILG encoded by the exons ATGCAGGTGATGTGTGATGCTTACACACCAGCTGGTGATCCAATCCCGACTAACAAGAGGCACAACGCTGCTAAGATCTTCAGTCATCCCAACGTTGCTTCTGAAGTGCCATG GTATGGTATTGAGCAAGAATACACTTTGATGCAAAAGGGTGTGAACTGGCCTATTGGTTGGCCTGTTGGTGGCTTCCCTGGCCCTCAG GGACCTTACTACTGTGGTGTTGGTGCTGACAAAGCCATTGGTCGTGACATTGTGGATGCACACTACAAGGCCTGCCTTTACGCTGGTATTGGCATTTCCGGTGTCAATGGAGAAGTCATGCCTGGCCAGTGGGAGTTCCAAGTTGGTCCTGTTGAGGGTATTTCTGCTGGTGATCAAGTCTGGGTGGCTCGATACCTTCTCGAG AGGATCACTGAGATCTCTGGTGTAAATGTCAGCTTCGACCCGAAACCAGTCCCG GGTGACTGGAATGGAGCTGGAGCTCACTGCAACTACAGTACAAAGACGATGAGGAACGATGGAGGATTACAAGTGATAAAGAAAGCAATAGAGAAGCTTCAGCTGAAACACAAAGAACACATTGCTGCTTACGGTGAAGGCAACGAGCGTCGTCTCACGGGGAAGCACGAAACCGCAGACATCAACACCTTCTCATGGGGAGTCGCAAACCGTGGAGCTTCTGTCAGAGTGGGACGTGACACTGAGAAGGAAGGCAAAGGTTACTTCGAGGACCGAAGGCCAGCTTCTAACATGGATCCTTATGTTGTCACCTCCATGATCGCTGAAACAACCATCCTCGGTTGA
- the LOC104782687 gene encoding probable inactive receptor kinase RLK902, with protein sequence MRLFFASSMARLFIFLSILVLLFTLPLPSIGDLAADKSALLSLRSAVGGRTLLWDVKLTTPCNWTGVVCDGGRVTALRLPGETLSGHIPEGIFGNLTQLRTLSLRLNALTGTLPLDLGSCSDLRRLYLQGNRFSGEIPEVLFSLSNLVRLNLAENEFTGEISSGFKNLTRLKTLYLENNKLSGSLLDLDLPLDQFNVSNNLLNGSIPKSLEKFDSDSFVGTSLCGKPLGVCSNKGTVPSQPISVGNIPGTLEGSKGEKEKKKLSGGAIAGIVIGCVVGFFLIVLILMVLFRKKGGNERTRAVDIGTVKQHEIEIPGEKAAVEAPESGSYGNEYNPAAMKAAEVNSSGMKKLVFFGNATKVFDLEDLLRASAEVLGKGTFGTAYKAVLDAVTLVAVKRLKDVTMADREFKEKIEVVGAMDHENLVPLRAYYYSGDEKLLVYDFMPMGSLSALLHGNKGAGRSPLNWEIRSRIALGAARGLDYLHSQDPLSSHGNVKSSNILLTNSHDARVSDFGLAQLVSASSTTPNRVTGYRAPEVTDPRRVSQKADVYSFGVVLLELLTGKAPSNSVMNEEGMDLARWVHSVAREEWRNEVFDSELMVEEEMVEMLQLGIDCTEQHPDKRPVMVEVVSRIQELRQSGSDQVG encoded by the exons atgcGACTCTTCTTCGCTTCTTCTATGGCGAGACTCTTTATATTCCTCTCCATTCTTGTCCTCCTCTTCACTCTTCCTCTTCCGTCAATCGGAGATCTCGCCGCCGACAAATCCGCTCTTCTCTCGCTTCGTTCCGCCGTCGGTGGTCGTACATTACTCTGGGACGTCAAACTCACCACGCCATGCAACTGGACCGGCGTCGTATGCGACGGTGGTCGTGTCACCGCCCTTCGTCTTCCCGGAGAAACTCTCTCCGGTCATATCCCTGAGGGTATTTTCGGTAATTTAACTCAGCTCCGTACGCTAAGCCTCCGTCTCAATGCTCTTACCGGTACTCTTCCTTTGGATCTCGGAAGCTGCTCAGATCTTCGGCGTTTGTACTTGCAAGGTAACAGATTCTCCGGTGAGATTCCGGAGGTTTTGTTTAGTCTTAGTAACCTCGTTAGGTTGAATCTAGCGGAGAATGAATTTACCGGTGAGATCTCTTCAGGGTTTAAGAACCTTACTAGGCTTAAGACTCTTTACTTGGAGAACAACAAGCTCTCTGGCTCTCTTCTTGACTTGGATTTGCCTTTGGATCAGTTCAACGTCTCTAATAACTTGTTGAACGGATCTATACCTAAGAGTCTTGAGAAGTTTGACTCTGATTCGTTTGTGGGAACTTCACTCTGTGGCAAACCGCTTGGTGTCTGTTCTAATAAAGGAACTGTACCAAGCCAGCCAATTTCTGTTGGCAACATACCTGGAACTCTGGAGGGAAGCAAGGgggagaaggaaaagaagaagctttccgGTGGAGCTATAGCTGGAATAGTGATTGGATGTGTGGTTGGTTTTTTCTTGATTGTTCTGATTCTGATGGTTCTCTTCCGGAAGAAGGGAGGAAACGAAAGGACAAGGGCTGTCGACATTGGCACTGTTAAGCAACATGAAATCGAAATTCCCGGGGAGAAAGCGGCTGTGGAGGCACCTGAGAGTGGGAGCTATGGGAACGAGTACAACCCTGCTGCGATGAAAGCTGCAGAAGTGAACAGTTCAGGGATGAAGAAACTTGTCTTCTTTGGGAATGCGACTAAGGTTTTCGATCTGGAGGATCTGTTGAGAGCTTCTGCGGAGGTTTTGGGGAAAGGAACGTTCGGGACAGCTTATAAGGCGGTGCTTGATGCGGTTACATTAGTGGCTGTGAAGAGGCTGAAGGATGTGACGATGGCGGACAGAGAGTTCAAGGAGAAGATTGAGGTTGTTGGAGCGATGGATCATGAGAACTTGGTGCCATTGAGAGCTTACTATTACAGTGGAGATGAGAAGCTGCTAGTCTATGACTTCATGCCTATGGGAAGCTTGTCAGCTCTCTTACACG GAAACAAAGGCGCAGGACGGTCTCCGTTGAACTGGGAAATCCGATCACGTATCGCCCTTGGAGCTGCCCGTGGCTTAGACTATCTTCACTCACAAGACCCGTTGAGCTCTCACGGAAACGTCAAGTCCTCCAATATCCTCTTAACAAACTCCCATGACGCACGAGTGTCTGATTTCGGCCTGGCTCAGCTCGTCAGCGCCTCGTCCACAACCCCAAACCGGGTCACTGGGTACCGTGCCCCCGAAGTAACTGACCCGAGGCGTGTCTCACAGAAAGCGGATGTGTACAGCTTTGGTGTGGTGTTGCTAGAGCTGCTCACCGGAAAAGCGCCGTCTAACTCAGTGATGAATGAAGAAGGAATGGATTTGGCGAGGTGGGTGCATTCGGTGGCAAGAGAGGAGTGGAGGAACGAGGTTTTTGACTCGGAGCTGATGGTGGAAGAAGAGATGGTGGAAATGCTACAGCTGGGCATTGACTGTACAGAACAGCACCCTGACAAGCGACCAGTGATGGTGGAGGTGGTGAGTAGGATCCAGGAGTTGCGCCAATCGGGTTCAGATCAGGTGGGTTAA
- the LOC104782662 gene encoding uncharacterized protein LOC104782662 isoform X1 yields MAAMALCSLIPSINPAHSFRHHFPQPNASFCFPPTPTPTPPIFLGVRKCGVSGGNRRRGVTMAAGTDHYSTLKVNRNASLQEIKSSYRKLARKYHPDMNKNPGAEDKFKEISAAYEVLSDEEKRSAYDRFGEAGLEGDFNGSQDNSSPGVDPFDLYSAFFGGSDGIFGGMGESGGMGFDFMNKRSLDLDIRYDLRLSFEEAVFGVKREIEVSYLETCDGCGGTGAKSSSAVKKCSSCDGKGRVMNTQRTPFGVMSQVSTCSKCGGEGKIITDKCRKCIGNGRLRSRKKMDVVVPPGVSDRATMRIQGEGNVDKRSGRAGDLFVVLQVDEKRGIRREGLNLYSNINIDFTDAILGAITKVETVEGTMDLRIPPGTQPGDTVRLYRKGVPDTDRPSIRGDHCFVVKVSIPKNLSERERKLVEEFSSLRRSTSDTETRQEEHSFGSEPKKEPSWWHKVKNVIRPEDSRAKFGTMSLNSSLPLRRMKVGETSIVLSVLALCVITSAVALVQKKGNSLKQKKEP; encoded by the exons ATGGCTGCAATGGCTCTCTGTTCATTGATTCCATCTATTAACCCAGCTCATAGCTTCCGTCACCACTTTCCTCAACCCAATGCTTCATTCTGTTTCCCTCCCACTCCCACTCCCACTCCACCGATTTTTTTGGGTGTTCGGAAATGTGGGGTTTCCGGCGGAAATCGCCGTCGTGGGGTCACCATGGCCGCGGGAACAGATCACTACTCCACTTTGAAAGTCAACCGCAACGCTTCCTTGCAGGAGATTAAGAGCTCCTACCGTAAACTCGCGCGCAAG TATCACCCGGATATGAACAAGAACCCTGGTGCAGAAGATAAGTTCAAAGAGATTAGTGCTGCTTATGAG GTGTTATCTGATGAGGAGAAGAGATCTGCGTATGATCGCTTCGGTGAGGCTGGTTTAGAAGGAGATTTTAATGGTTCACAGGATAATTCTTCACCAGGG GTGGATCCATTTGACTTGTACAGTGCATTCTTTGGCGGTTCTGATGGAATCTTTGGGGGAATGGGTGAATCAGGAGGGATGGGTTTTGATTTCATGAATAAGAGAAGCCTAGACCTTGACATTCG GTATGACCTGCGGTTGAGCTTTGAAGAGGCAGTATTTGGAGTGAAACGGGAGATTGAGGTTTCTTATTTAGAAACATGTGATGGTTGTGGAGGAACAGGTGCTAAATCCAGTTCCGCCGTTAAAAAGTGTAGTAGTTGTGATGGTAAAGGACGTGTGATGAACACTCAGAGAACACCCTTTGGAGTGATGTCTCAG GTGTCCACTTGCTCCAAATGTGGTGGTGAAGGCAAAATCATCACTGATAAATGTCGAAAGTGCATAGGCAATGGGAGATTACGGTCTAGGAAAAAAATGGATGTTGTTGTCCCTCCTGGTGTCAGCGATAGAGCTACAATGCGGATTCAAGGAGAAGGTAACGTGGACAAGAGAAG TGGAAGAGCTGGTGACTTGTTCGTTGTGCTTCAAGTTGATGAAAAGCGTGGAATTCGACGGGAAGGGCTTAATTTATACTCCAATATCAACATCGATTTCACAGATGCCATACTCGGGGCAATCACAAAG GTAGAAACGGTTGAGGGAACAATGGATCTTCGTATTCCCCCAGGAACTCAGCCTGGTGACACCGTGAGATTATATCGAAAAGGAGTTCCAGACACGGATAGACCTTCAATCCGGGGAGACCATTGCTTTGTAGTGAAGGTTTCGATCCCCAAGAACCTGAG TGAGAGGGAGCGCAAATTGGTAGAGGAATTCTCATCACTCAGAAGATCTACCAGTGATACTG AAACTCGTCAAGAAGAGCATAGTTTTGGTTCAGAGCCCAAAAAAGAACCGTCTTGGTGGCATAAAGTGAAGAATGTCATAAG ACCAGAGGATTCAAGAGCAAAGTTTGGGACTATGAGCTTGAACTCATCATTGCCACTACGAAGAATGAAAGTGGGAGAGACTTCAATTGTTCTCTCAGTCTTGGCCCTGTGCGTTATAACCTCGGCTGTTGCATTGGTTCAGAAGAAAGGTAATAGCTTGAAACAAAAGAAGGAACCTTAA
- the LOC104782634 gene encoding dihydropyrimidine dehydrogenase (NADP(+)), chloroplastic, translating into MASMSFALNRFSGLAFKTSLSAEFDPSSTRRSFLPQTRVGLRISSAAESEPDLSVTVNGLKMPNPFVIGSGPPGTNYTVMKRAFDEGWGAVIAKTVSLDASKVINVTPRYARLRVGSNGSVKADVIGWQNIELISDRPLETMLKEFKQLKKEYPDRILIASVMEEYNKTAWEELIDRVEQTGVDALEINFSCPHGMPERRMGAAVGQDCALLDEVCGWINAKATVPVWAKMTPNITDITEPARVSLKSGCEGIAAINTIMSVMGIDMKTLRPEPCVEGYSTPGGYSYKAVRPIALAKVMSIAKMMKSEFSGNDYSLSGIGGVETGYDAAEFILLGSNTVQVCTGVMMHGYGHVKTLCAELQDFMRQHNFSTIEDFRGHSLQYFTTHTDLVKRQKEAVEQRKAEKRGLKSDKDWTGDGFVKETESMVSN; encoded by the exons ATGGCTTCCATGAGTTTCGCCTTGAACCGTTTCTCTGGTCTCGCCTTTAAAACCAGCTTATCAGCTGAATTCGATCCTTCTTCAACTCGCCGGAGTTTCCTACCTCAGACTAGAGTTGGTCTTAGGATCTCTTCCGCAGCCGAATCGGAGCCTGATCTCAGTGTCACTGTTAATGGCTTGAAAATGCCCAATCCTTTCGTGATCGGGTCTGGTCCACCGGGTACCAACTACACCGTCATGAAGCGAGCCTTTGATGAAGGTTGGGGAGCCGTCATCGCCAAAACT GTATCACTAGATGCATCCAAAGTTATCAACGTGACACCTCGATATGCCCGGCTACGAGTCGGATCAAATGGATCGGTCAAAGCAGATGTAATTGGGTGGCAGAACATAGAACTCATTAGTGACCGACCTCTCGAAACCATGCTCAAAGAGTTTAAGCAATTGAAAAAAGAGTACCCTGATCGGATCCTTATAGCTTCCGTCATGGAGGAATACAACAAAACTGCTTGGGAAGAGCTCATCGACCGTGTTGAGCAAACTGGTGTT GATGCTTTAGAGATCAACTTTTCGTGTCCTCACGGTATGCCAGAGCGCAGAATGGGTGCTGCTGTTGGACAAGATTGTGCGCTTCTTGACGAGGTTTGCGGATGGATTAATGCTAAAGCTACAGTTCCTGTATGGGCTAAGATGACTCCTAATATTACTGACATAACAGAG CCTGCTAGGGTATCTCTTAAGTCAGGCTGTGAAGGAATTGCAGCTATCAATACAATCATGAGTGTAATGGGAATTGATATGAAGACGCTGCGTCCTGAGCCATGCGTTGAAGG TTACTCAACTCCAGGAGGCTACTCTTATAAGGCTGTTCGCCCAATTGCGCTTGCGAAAGTTATGAGTATAGCCAAAATGATGAAATCTGAGTTCAGTGGGAATGATTACTCGCTTTCGGGTATTGGAGGTGTTGAAACTGGCTATGATGCGGCTGAATTCATTCTCCTCGGATCAAATACTGTACAG GTATGCACTGGTGTGATGATGCACGGCTATGGTCATGTGAAAACCCTTTGCGCCGAGCTTCAAGATTTCATGAGACAGCACAACTTCTCTACGATAGAAGACTTCAGAGG GCATTCGCTGCAGTACTTTACAACACACACAGACTTAGTTAAGAGACAAAAAGAAGCAGTTGAGCAGAGAAAAGCCGAGAAGAGAGGCTTGAAATCCGACAAAGATTGGACCGGAGATGGGTTCGTGAAGGAGACTGAGAGTATGGTTTCTAACTAA
- the LOC104746132 gene encoding glutamine synthetase cytosolic isozyme 1-3, which yields MSLLSDLVNLNLSDATQKIIAEYIWIGGSGMDIRSKARTLPGPVSDPSKLPKWNYDGSSTGQAAGEDSEVILYPQAIFKDPFRKGNNILVMCDAYTPAGDPIPTNKRHNAAKIFSHPNVASEVPWYGIEQEYTLMQKGVNWPIGWPVGGFPGPQGPYYCGVGADKAIGRDIVDAHYKACLYAGIGISGVNGEVMPGQWEFQVGPVEGISAGDQVWVARYLLERITEISGVNVSFDPKPVPGDWNGAGAHCNYSTKTMRNDGGLQVIKKAIEKLQLKHKEHIAAYGEGNERRLTGKHETADINTFSWGVANRGASVRVGRDTEKEGKGYFEDRRPASNMDPYVVTSMIAETTILG from the exons ATGTCTCTGCTCTCAGATCTCGTTAACCTCAACCTTTCTGATGCCACCCAGAAAATCATCGCCGAATACATATG GATCGGTGGATCTGGCATGGACATTAGAAGCAAAGCCAgg ACACTACCAGGACCAGTGAGTGATCCATCAAAGCTTCCCAAATGGAACTACGACGGATCTAGCACTGGTCAAGCTGCTGGAGAAGACAGTGAAGTCATTCTATA CCCTCAGGCGATATTTAAGGATCCGTTCAGGAAAGGAAACAACATTctg GTGATGTGTGATGCTTACACACCAGCTGGTGATCCAATCCCGACTAACAAGAGGCACAACGCTGCTAAGATCTTCAGTCATCCCAACGTTGCTTCTGAAGTGCCATG GTATGGTATTGAGCAAGAATACACTTTGATGCAAAAGGGTGTGAACTGGCCTATTGGTTGGCCTGTTGGTGGCTTCCCTGGCCCTCAG GGACCTTACTACTGTGGTGTTGGTGCTGACAAAGCCATTGGTCGTGACATTGTGGATGCACACTACAAGGCCTGCCTTTACGCTGGTATTGGCATTTCCGGTGTCAATGGAGAAGTCATGCCTGGCCAGTGGGAGTTCCAAGTTGGTCCTGTTGAGGGTATTTCTGCTGGTGATCAAGTCTGGGTGGCTCGATACCTTCTCGAG AGGATCACTGAGATCTCTGGTGTAAATGTCAGCTTCGACCCGAAACCAGTCCCG GGTGACTGGAATGGAGCTGGAGCTCACTGCAACTACAGTACAAAGACGATGAGGAACGATGGAGGATTACAAGTGATAAAGAAAGCAATAGAGAAGCTTCAGCTGAAACACAAAGAACACATTGCTGCTTACGGTGAAGGCAACGAGCGTCGTCTCACGGGGAAGCACGAAACCGCAGACATCAACACCTTCTCATGGGGAGTCGCAAACCGTGGAGCTTCTGTCAGAGTGGGACGTGACACTGAGAAGGAAGGCAAAGGTTACTTCGAGGACCGAAGGCCAGCTTCTAACATGGATCCTTATGTTGTCACCTCCATGATCGCTGAAACAACCATCCTCGGTTGA
- the LOC104705257 gene encoding putative F-box protein At3g23420, translating to MSNLPKDFSDLPRDLAEEVLFKVVPVTSLRRVRSTCKKWNTLTRCRSFKKKHLGVQAKLAAKKREFMVVMMMDFRVYLMSVNLHNKVELCIERQGTLIFPNASDQILVRQVFHCEGLLLCILKDNPRIVVFNPYCGGQPRWIEATYSSYHRWQNFCYALGYNNSTKSHKILSLFSADDHDGPEVVEFKIYDFNSCDSSWRLAVLFQREDSLQMEIWVTTKIGPNSVSWSSKFFLSVNTKVLTAVDDEFMFSYMASHFFIDEVKKVVVVFDRGKDSRMMRYTAYIIGQDESFKEVNLGESLDKFCAPFVCSYVPSAMQLE from the exons ATGTCCAATCTTCCAAAGGATTTTTCGGATCTTCCAAGGGATTTGGCGGAGGAGGTGCTCTTTAAGGTGGTTCCGGTGACATCTCTGAGAAGAGTCCGATCTACTTGCAAAAAGTGGAACACTTTGACCAGATGTAGGAGCTTTAAAAAGAAGCACCTCGGTGTTCAAGCCAAACTAGCagcaaagaaaagagagtttaTGGTGGTCATGATGatggattttagggtttatttgaTGAGCGTAAATCTTCACAACAAGGTTGAATTATGCATAGAACGTCAAGGTACACTTATTTTCCCCAACGCTTCAGATCAAATACTTGTACGTCAAGTCTTTCACTGCGAGGGTTTACTTTTATGCATCCTGAAAGACAACCCTAGGATCGTGGTTTTTAACCCGTATTGTGGTGGGCAACCCCGGTGGATCGAGGCCACATATAGTAGTTATCACAGATGGCAGAACTTTTGCTATGCTCTCGGATACAATAACAGCACCAAatcccacaaaatcttgagTTTATTTTCGGCTGATGATCACGACGGACCCGAAGTTGTTGAGTTCAAAATCTACGACTTTAACTCTTGTGATTCttcatggagg CTTGCTGTGTTATTTCAGCGTGAAGATTCATTACAGATGGAGATCTGGGTTACAACTAAGATTGGGCCCAACTCGGTGTCGTGGAGCAGCAAGTTCTTCTTATCAGTGAATACAAAAGTACTCACCGCCGTTGATGATGAGTTTATGTTTTCGTATATGGCGTCACATTTCTTCATTGATGAGGTGAAGAAAGTCGTTGTGGTTTTTGATAGAGGCAAAGACTCGAGGATGATGCGCTACACAGCTTACATCATTGGACAGGACGAATCCTTTAAAGAAGTGAATCTTGGAGAATCTCTAGACAAATTTTGCGCACCATTTgtgtgctcttatgttccaagtgcAATGCAACTTGAATAG
- the LOC104782662 gene encoding uncharacterized protein LOC104782662 isoform X2 has protein sequence MAAMALCSLIPSINPAHSFRHHFPQPNASFCFPPTPTPTPPIFLGVRKCGVSGGNRRRGVTMAAGTDHYSTLKVNRNASLQEIKSSYRKLARKYHPDMNKNPGAEDKFKEISAAYEVLSDEEKRSAYDRFGEAGLEGDFNGSQDNSSPGVDPFDLYSAFFGGSDGIFGGMGESGGMGFDFMNKRSLDLDIRYDLRLSFEEAVFGVKREIEVSYLETCDGCGGTGAKSSSAVKKCSSCDGKGRVMNTQRTPFGVMSQVSTCSKCGGEGKIITDKCRKCIGNGRLRSRKKMDVVVPPGVSDRATMRIQGEGNVDKRSGRAGDLFVVLQVDEKRGIRREGLNLYSNINIDFTDAILGAITKVETVEGTMDLRIPPGTQPGDTVRLYRKGVPDTDRPSIRGDHCFVVKVSIPKNLSERERKLVEEFSSLRRSTSDTETRQEEHSFGSEPKKEPSWWHKVKNVIRPEDSRAKFGTMSLNSSLPLRRMKVGETSIVLSVLALCVITSAVALVQKKDMV, from the exons ATGGCTGCAATGGCTCTCTGTTCATTGATTCCATCTATTAACCCAGCTCATAGCTTCCGTCACCACTTTCCTCAACCCAATGCTTCATTCTGTTTCCCTCCCACTCCCACTCCCACTCCACCGATTTTTTTGGGTGTTCGGAAATGTGGGGTTTCCGGCGGAAATCGCCGTCGTGGGGTCACCATGGCCGCGGGAACAGATCACTACTCCACTTTGAAAGTCAACCGCAACGCTTCCTTGCAGGAGATTAAGAGCTCCTACCGTAAACTCGCGCGCAAG TATCACCCGGATATGAACAAGAACCCTGGTGCAGAAGATAAGTTCAAAGAGATTAGTGCTGCTTATGAG GTGTTATCTGATGAGGAGAAGAGATCTGCGTATGATCGCTTCGGTGAGGCTGGTTTAGAAGGAGATTTTAATGGTTCACAGGATAATTCTTCACCAGGG GTGGATCCATTTGACTTGTACAGTGCATTCTTTGGCGGTTCTGATGGAATCTTTGGGGGAATGGGTGAATCAGGAGGGATGGGTTTTGATTTCATGAATAAGAGAAGCCTAGACCTTGACATTCG GTATGACCTGCGGTTGAGCTTTGAAGAGGCAGTATTTGGAGTGAAACGGGAGATTGAGGTTTCTTATTTAGAAACATGTGATGGTTGTGGAGGAACAGGTGCTAAATCCAGTTCCGCCGTTAAAAAGTGTAGTAGTTGTGATGGTAAAGGACGTGTGATGAACACTCAGAGAACACCCTTTGGAGTGATGTCTCAG GTGTCCACTTGCTCCAAATGTGGTGGTGAAGGCAAAATCATCACTGATAAATGTCGAAAGTGCATAGGCAATGGGAGATTACGGTCTAGGAAAAAAATGGATGTTGTTGTCCCTCCTGGTGTCAGCGATAGAGCTACAATGCGGATTCAAGGAGAAGGTAACGTGGACAAGAGAAG TGGAAGAGCTGGTGACTTGTTCGTTGTGCTTCAAGTTGATGAAAAGCGTGGAATTCGACGGGAAGGGCTTAATTTATACTCCAATATCAACATCGATTTCACAGATGCCATACTCGGGGCAATCACAAAG GTAGAAACGGTTGAGGGAACAATGGATCTTCGTATTCCCCCAGGAACTCAGCCTGGTGACACCGTGAGATTATATCGAAAAGGAGTTCCAGACACGGATAGACCTTCAATCCGGGGAGACCATTGCTTTGTAGTGAAGGTTTCGATCCCCAAGAACCTGAG TGAGAGGGAGCGCAAATTGGTAGAGGAATTCTCATCACTCAGAAGATCTACCAGTGATACTG AAACTCGTCAAGAAGAGCATAGTTTTGGTTCAGAGCCCAAAAAAGAACCGTCTTGGTGGCATAAAGTGAAGAATGTCATAAG ACCAGAGGATTCAAGAGCAAAGTTTGGGACTATGAGCTTGAACTCATCATTGCCACTACGAAGAATGAAAGTGGGAGAGACTTCAATTGTTCTCTCAGTCTTGGCCCTGTGCGTTATAACCTCGGCTGTTGCATTGGTTCAGAAGAAAG ATATGGTTTAG